From Peromyscus eremicus chromosome 3, PerEre_H2_v1, whole genome shotgun sequence, one genomic window encodes:
- the Lrrn1 gene encoding leucine-rich repeat neuronal protein 1 has translation MARLSIGIAACRMVLGLLMTSLTESSILNSECPQLCVCEIRPWFTPQSTYREATTVDCNDLRLTRIPDNLSSDTQVLLLQSNNIAKTVDELQQLFNLTELDFSQNNFTNIKEVGLANLTQLTTLHLEENQISEMTDYCLQDLSNLQELYINHNQISTISANAFSGLKNLLRLHLNSNKLKVIDSRWFDSTPNLEILMIGENPVIGILDMNFRPLSNLRSLVLAGMYLTDVPGNALVGLDSLESLSFYDNKLIKVPQLALQKVPNLKFLDLNKNPIHKIQEGDFKNMLRLKELGINNMGELVSVDRYALDNLPELTKLEATNNPKLSYIHRLAFRSVPALESLMLNNNALNAVYQKTVESLPNLREISIHSNPLRCDCVIHWINSNKTNIRFMEPLSMFCAMPPEYRGQQVKEVLIQDSSEQCLPMISHDTFPNHLNMDIGTTVFLDCRAMAEPEPEIYWVTPIGNKITVETLSDKYKLSNEGTLEIANIQIEDSGRYTCVAQNVQGADTRVAAIKVNGTLLDGAQVLKIYVKQTESHSILVSWKVNSNVMTSNLKWSSATMKIDNPHITYTARVPVDVHEYNLTHLQPSTDYEVCLTVSNIHQQTQKSCVNVTTKNAAFTLDISDHETSTALAAVMGSMFAVISLASIAVYIAKRFKRKNYHHSLKKYMQKTSSIPLNELYPPLINLWEGDSDKDKDGSADTKPTQVDTSRSYYMW, from the coding sequence ATGGCCAGATTGAGCATTGGGATAGCAGCTTGCCGAATGGTGCTGGGCTTGCTGATGACTTCATTAACTGAGTCTTCCATACTGAATAGTGAGTGTCCCCAGCTTTGCGTGTGTGAAATTCGCCCTTGGTTTACCCCACAGTCCACATACAGAGAAGCCACCACTGTTGATTGTAATGACCTCCGTCTAACAAGGATCCCTGACAACCTTTCTAGTGACACGCAAGTGCTTCTCCTACAGAGCAATAACATCGCCAAGACCGTAGATGAGCTTCAGCAGCTCTTCAACTTGACTGAGCTTGATTTCTCCCAGAACAACTTCACAAACATCAAAGAGGTAGGGCTGGCCAACTTGACCCAGCTCACGACCCTGCATCTAGAGGAAAATCAGATCTCGGAGATGACAGATTACTGTCTGCAAGACCTCAGCAACCTTCAAGAACTCTACATCAACCATAACCAGATCAGTACCATCTCAGCTAATGCTTTTTCTGGCTTAAAAAATCTCTTAAGGCTACACCTGAATTCCAATAAATTGAAAGTGATTGACAGCCGTTGGTTTGATTCTACACCCAACCTGGAAATTCTCATGATTGGGGAAAACCCTGTGATTGGAATCCTGGACATGAACTTCAGACCTCTCTCCAACTTGAGAAGCCTAGTTTTGGCAGGAATGTACCTCACTGATGTTCCCGGAAACGCCTTGGTAGGCTTGGACAGCCTCGAGAGCCTGTCCTTTTATGACAACAAACTGATCAAAGTCCCTCAACTTGCTCTGCAGAAAGTTCCAAATTTGAAGTTCTTAGACCTCAATAAAAACCCCATTCACAAAATCCAAGAAggggactttaaaaatatgcttCGGTTGAAAGAACTGGGAATCAACAACATGGGAGAGCTGGTTTCGGTGGACCGCTACGCCCTGGATAACTTGCCTGAACTGACAAAGCTTGAAGCCACCAACAACCCCAAACTGTCATACATCCACCGTTTGGCTTTCCGAAGCGTCCCAGCTCTAGAAAGCCTGATGTTGAACAACAATGCCCTGAATGCCGTTTACCAAAAGACCGTAGAGTCTCTTCCCAATCTACGCGAGATCAGCATCCACAGCAATCCCTTGCGGTGTGACTGTGTCATCCACTGGATTAACTCCAACAAAACCAACATCCGCTTCATGGAGCCCCTCTCCATGTTCTGTGCCATGCCGCCTGAATACAGAGGGCAGCAGGTGAAGGAGGTGTTAATCCAGGACTCCAGTGAACAGTGCCTCCCAATGATATCACACGACACATTCCCAAATCATTTAAACATGGACATCGGCACCACAGTTTTCCTAGACTGTCGGGCCATGGCTGAGCCAGAACCAGAAATTTACTGGGTCACTCCCATTGGAAATAAGATAACCGTGGAAACTCTTTCAGATAAATACAAGCTGAGTAATGAGGGAACCTTGGAAATAGCGAATATACAGATTGAGGACTCGGGAAGGTACACATGTGTTGCCCAGAATGTCCAAGGTGCTGACACTAGAGTGGCAGCAATAAAGGTTAATGGAACCCTTCTAGATGGTGCCCAGGTGCTGAAAATATATGTCAAACAGACAGAGTCTCATTCGATTTTAGTGTCCTGGAAAGTTAATTCCAACGTCATGACATCAAACTTAAAGTGGTCGTCTGCCACTATGAAGATTGACAACCCCCATATCACATACACAGCCAGGGTTCCAGTGGATGTCCATGAGTATAACCTAACACATCTTCAGCCTTCTACAGATTACGAAGTGTGTCTCACGGTGTCCAACATCCACCAGCAGACGCAAAAGTCGTGTGTCAATGTCACAACCAAAAACGCTGCCTTCACCCTGGACATCTCCGACCACGAAACCAGCACAGCCCTTGCTGCGGTGATGGGGTCGATGTTTGCTGTCATCAGTCTTGCGTCCATTGCTGTGTACATTGCCAAAAGGTTTAAGAGGAAAAATTACCACCATTCGCTAAAAAAGTATATGCAAAAAACCTCTTCCATCCCCCTGAACGAGCTGTACCCCCCACTCATTAACCTCTGGGAAGGAGACAGCGACAAGgataaagatggctcagcagacaccAAGCCAACCCAGGTCGACACATCCAGAAGCTATTACATGTGGTAA